The following proteins are encoded in a genomic region of Cryptomeria japonica chromosome 11, Sugi_1.0, whole genome shotgun sequence:
- the LOC131027753 gene encoding transcription factor bHLH118: MTFFPNNEFDLSDFNSISFQPEKAYKNALDFYIQEFSQDGFGNPSSSSVGKKAGSQPSKQIIHKMIERKRRKDMNFLYSELRSLLPDERIRGNCSVSDQLDESVNYIRHLEQQIKDLKKERDKKNTRAGCFKGVEISEPLEFHDEGFPSIKTKSFGSAAFQVYVNSIQNQIALSDVLLVLEECRVEVVSAASSVANEKVFHTIHAKVTDDSIANIDLLYVKLQHLIRGVSLTKEAWHSQIHEKCVTQQGIVRRRVRQP; encoded by the exons ATGACTTTCTTCCCAAATAACGAATTTGACCTGTCGGATTTCAATTCCATCTCATTTCAACCAGAGAAAGCTTACAAAAATGCTCTGGACTTCTATATTCAGGAGTTTTCACAAGATGGTTTTGGTAACCCCAGTTCAAGTAGCGTTGGGAAGAAGGCAGGCTCTCAACCCAGCAAGCAGATTATTCACAAAATGATTGAAAGGAAGCGGCGGAAGGACATGAATTTTCTCTACTCAGAGCTGAGGTCACTACTTCCGGATGAAAGAATTCGG GGAAACTGTTCAGTATCAGACCAACTGGACGAATCTGTTAATTACATCCGTCATCTAGAGCAACAGATCAAAGATCtaaagaaggaaagagacaagaagAACACTCGTGCAGGTTGCTTTAAGGGCGTTGAAATATCCGAGCCGCTGGAATTTCATGATGAGGGTTTCCCATCAATTAAAACAAAGTCATTCGGTTCAGCTGCATTTCAGGTATATGTAAACTCGATCCAGAATCAGATTGCCTTGTCCGATGTTCTTCTGGTGTTGGAAGAATGCAGAGTTGAAGTTGTGAGTGCTGCTTCGTCTGTGGCTAATGAAAAAGTCTTCCATACCATACATGCCAAG GTAACAGACGATAGCATTGCTAATATCGACCTACTGTATGTTAAACTTCAGCATTTGATCAG AGGGGTGTCATTGACAAAGGAGGCATGGCATTCTCAAATACATGAGAAATGCGTTACACAACAAGGCATCGTACGAAGAAGAGTCAGACAACCATGA